The region AGCGCGCGTCTCGGCCTCATAAAAGGTGGCGCTTCCGGGGCTGTCGCTGAGCCCGAGGTTGACCAGGGTGACATTATCAAAGCCGTTGGCTTCCACGTTGTGAGCCAGGCGCGGGAAGATGACGTCGCCGGGCTCGAACGCAAACACGCGCCCCTGGCTCAAGTGCTTGGCGGCCACCAGGGTGAACTCCCCGTGGTTGGCGCCGATGTCGATGAAGGTGTGGTGGGGCTTTAAGAGGTGGGTCAGCAGGCGTGTCTGGGGCTCGGAGTAGGAGCCTCGCCAGAAGATCTGGCTGCCCATATGCTCGTCGAGGTGGAGGCGGAAATGCAGGTCACCGTCAAAGTCATCCAGGTCGATCTGCAGCGGGAAGTTTGCGGCCACTCGTCGGGCGGAGTCACTCAGGCGAGAGAGTCCCCGGTGCTGGTAGAGAAATCGCGAGGCGCGTCGGAGCTGTCGGATCACGTCGGTTTTCATGGGGCTCGCTTCCGGAGTGGGTGATGGGCGCGGTCGTCAAGGCATCCCCCCTTTTTTAAGGAGGGCTCGGGTGAGTCAGAACGGCAGGCATCGTAGAGGGGCCAAAGGGGGCGTGGCAAGGTCGGGAGGGGGCGCTTTCGGGGGACTTTCGGGTAGCAAAACGTAACGGACGTGACCGGCACGCCGGCGCTCGTGGGCGCCGGGGGCCTCGCCGGTCTTGCTGCGGGGGAAGGTGTCTGTCGGGGCGGCGTTTTCAGGGAGGTGGGCCGGGGAGGGATACGATGTTTCACGTGAAACGATCTTCGGAAAGTTCTGTAAAATCAAGATGATGCGCCACCCACAGAGCGGCTTTGAAGGGTGATGCGGCGCGGGCGCGGGGATGCTCTGGTCCGTCGACCGGGTGGGGGAGCTCGCCAGGGGCGCGCCCGGTGTAGCCGGGGAGAAGACGGTGTAAGGAGCCCCTGGCGAGCGTCGTCTATAGAGCAGCGGGTGTTATGCCGCGAGCCGCCGCCGGTGTCCGGCCCGCGGCGCTGCTTTTCCCTTTATTCGGTCGAGCCGAGGAGATGTGATGGGTTTGAACACGACGATGCCGCGGGGGCTTCGCCCCTATTTTGAGCGCGAGCTGGCCCGGGCGGCCACCCTTCTGGAGGAGGGCGATTTGAGCCGCAGCTGGCGTCACCTGGAGCGCGCCCACGTGCTGGGGCAGGCCTTTCCCCTCGAGCACACGCGGGCCCACTGGCGGATGCTGCGCTTTGGGCTGCGCATCAAAGATCGGCGCGAGATTCTGGGGCAGCTCCCGCGCCTGGCGGTCGGCGGGGTGAAGTCCTTTGTGGGCACGATCCCCACGGGCAACACCGGCGGCGCCAATATCTCGGCGCTGCGGCCCCTGCCGATTCCCGAGGACCTGCGGGAGCTGCTGGTGGCCCACGGGGCGCCGGTGCACTAAGGCCGGGGAAAAGCCATCCCATAAAAAAAGGCCGCGTCGAAAGACGCGGCCTTTTTTGGGTTCACACATCGCCGGGAGGCCGGGGCGTTTAGCTCCAGTCGCCCTCGGGGGTGCCGTTGAAGCGTTTTTTGAGCCCTTCCCAGCAGTCGACGTAGTCGGATTGCAGGGTCTCAAGGCCGGCGCTGTAGGTGGTGAGGTGCTGGGGCAGGCGGGTCTCCAGCATGAAGGCCATGGTGCCGGCGAGCTTCTGGGGCTGGAGCTCGGCGCGGGAGGCTTTTTCGAAGGCGTCGAGGTCGGGGCCGTGGGGGAGCATCATGTTGTGCAGGCTCATGCCCCCGGGCAAGAAGCCCTCTTCTTTGGCGTCGTACTGCCCGTAGATCAGGCCCATGAACTCCGACATGATGTTGCGGTGGTACCAGGGGGGCCGGAAGGTGTTTTCGCCCACCAGCCAGCGGTCGGAGAAGAGCACGAAGTCGATGTTGGCGGTGCCGGCCTCGGCCGAGGGGCTCGTCAGGACGGTGAAGATCGAGGGATCGGGGTGATCGAAGAGGATGGCCCCGATGGGGGAGTAGTCGCGCAGGTCGTATTTGTAGGGGGCGTAGTTGCCGTGCCAGGCGACCACATCCAGGGGGGAGTGCCCGATGGTGGTGCGGTAGTGGCGCCCGCACCATTTGATATGGATGGAGCTCTCGCGCTCCACGTCTTCGAAGGCCGCCACCGGGTATTTAAAGTCGCGGGGGTTGGCCATGCAGTTGGCGCCGATGGGGCCGCGCTCGGGCAGGGTGAATTTGCCGCCGTAGTTCTCGCAGAGGTAGCCGCGGGCCGGCCCATCCACGAGCTCAAAGCGAAAGACCATGCCCCGCGGGATCACCGCCAACTCGCCGGGGCCCAGCTCCAGGATGCCCATCTCGGTGACCAGGCGGATGTGGCCCTGCTGGGGCAGAAAGAGCAGCTCTCCGTCGGCGCAGAGGGTGTACTCATCTTCCATGGAGCGGGTCACCAGGTAGAGGTGCGCGGCCATGCCGGCCTGACCGATGACGTCGCCGGCGGTGGAGATGGTGCGCACGCCCTCGACAAAGGAGGTGGCCTCCTCGGGCAGGGGGACCGGGTCCCAGCGGCGCTGACCGATGGGCAGCTCGGCCTCATCGGTGGTGGGGCCGCTGCGCCACAGGGGGAGCTGGAGGGGGGCGTAGCTGCCCATATGCCGCACCGAGGGGCGGATGCGGTAGAGCCAGGAGCGCTCGTTGGTGCTGCGCGGGGCGGTGAATGGCGAGCCCGAGAGCTGCTCGGCGTAGAGCCCGTAGGGCGATCGCTGTGGCGAGTTGCGGCCCCGGGGGAGGGCTCCCTCCAGCGATTCGGTCTCAAAGTCGTTGCCAAACCCGGTCATGTACTCAAGCGTCATGGCATCTCTCCGGCGTAGTGCTGCTCTCTGAATGTGAAGGGCGCTGAATGGCTGGCTCTCTGGATAGCGCGGCCCGGCGACGGTGGCAACGCTTCGTCAGCGGATGACGCGTGCGGGGCCAGGTGAGCGCTGGCGAGTTCTCCGGGAGAGCTCGCCACAGCTAAGCACCCGGGCGGCGCAAGCGAGTGTTTTTGTTCGGGGGCTTTTAGTTCAGGGCTTTTAGTTCAGGGAGGGGAGTTCGGGGGGCGGTGCCGGTCAACATGCCCCTTTGGTCAGGAGAGGTGTCGTCTCCATCCATCAGGAAGGCGTAGAAGGTACGATGAAGGATGTGCGATGGCCGCCTGGCGAGTTTTCTGGCGAGCGAGGGGATGCCCGATGCTTCGGCGCGGGGTAAAACGCGAGGGAAAGGCATCGACTGCGCCAAAATGTCGCATTTTTGGGGAATCGGGGTGATGCCGGGTCGGTCACGCGCTGCCGGAGGACAATCTGGGGATGGGATCGTTCGCTTTCCGGGGTTTCCGATTCCGATGGCCCGTATGCCTGCGGGAGGGGAAAGGAAAAGGCTGAGCGGTTATCGGAGAAGGGCACATCGATCGGGGTGATTATGGGCGATCGTCCAGTGTTGGTGAGGGTGATGTCTGTCCGGGGGTGGGGCATGTGGGCGGCGCCAGGCCGCCGCGTTCAGTCTTCCAGAATCAGGGAGCCCAGGAGGTTGGTCGGCACAAACCCCTCGTCGCCTCGCTGCAGGTGCAGGGTTTCCACCACGAGTTCGCCGCGGCGAGTGTTGTCCGGGGCGCGAAGGATCACGCGGGCGTTGGGAGCGGGGAGCAGGTCGTGGCGCTCGGCATGCTGCGTGATCATCGCCTCCAGCTCGGCGCGGAGCTCTTGGCCCTCGACGTCAACGAGCAGCGTGCTCCCCTCAAAGGAGACCCGGAGCGCCTGTTGGCCGGGGCGCTCGATGGTGGTGACCGAGGCTTTGGGGGAGGGCATGTGGTGGAGCGGGTAGATGATGGCGGCCCGCTCCACCCGCAGCGCGGTGGTCTGGGCCTGGATCACGCGCACTCCGGTGGGGTCGTGCTCGGGGGTGTTCCACCGCAGCTCGTAGAGGAGCGAGGCCCACTGCTCCGCATCGATGTCGTCGGGGCGGTAGCTCTTAAGGAGCGAGGGGCCGAAATGATGGCTGAGGTAGAGGTAGCTCCGGATGGCCTCGTTGCTCTTTTGGGGCGCGCTTTTGAGGCGATCGAGATCCAGGGCGCCTCGGTCATCGAGGAGCTCCTGGGCGTGGACCAGGGCTTCAAAGCGCGCCAGCTGGCTGCGCTGGGTGAGGGCCGGGGCGCTGAGCGGGCCCAGCGCCGAGAGCAGGGCCGTGGCCGAGACGAGCAGGGGGGCGACCCAGGGGGGGAGGGGGCGCCGGCGAAAAAAGCCGACGATGCCCAGCGCGCAGTAGAGGGTCAGGACCCCCAGCGCGGCCACCCGCAGGTAGCGAAACTCGGTCCAGCCGTACTGGTCGATGCGGATGAAGATCGCCCAGAAGGCCAGCGGGAGCGTGGGCGCCACGACCAGGGGCAGGGCGTCGACGATGCGCGTTAAGACCGCGTAGCCCGGGTGGGAGCGCATGGGCTCGACCTGCTCCAGCGCCAGCCAGGTCAGCAGGCCGGCGCCCAGGATCAGCGGGGAGATCACGTTGGCGGGCAGGCCCTCGGTGAGGAGGATGCGAAAGGCGTAGGCGTAGGTGATCGCCAGATAGAGCGCGGTCAGGGGGAGCGCCAGGTAGACTCCCAGGCGTACAAACCAGTGGATCTCCTCGGAGGGGGCCGGCGTGTCCAGCTCCAGGATCACGCTGGTGCGGGTGGCCAGCATCCAGGGCAGGCCCACGCCGGCGATCCAGGCGCCCAGGTGGGCGTAGATCTCGGGGGAGATGTGGAGATCGAAGAGGGCCTCCAGCGAGCTCAGCGCCAGGGCGATCCCTACCCAGAGCGCGCCCAGGTAGAGGGTCTGCGTGAGCAGCGAGGTCACCAGGCGGTAGGTCATCCGCAGGTAGCGCAGCGAGGAGGGCAGGGGGTGCTCTCGGAGCGCCAGGGGGATGAGCAGGAGCGCGGCGCCGGCGCCGGTGAGCATCAGCCCCAGGCGCCAGACCTCGGCGATCGAGTCCCCGGAGAGTCCCAGATGGCCCCAGAGGGCGCAGACCCCGATCACCGCCAGGCTCAACGCCCAGCGGGGCGCCGGCCGGAGCACCTGGAGGCGGCTCAGGTAGCTCAGACCGAAGAGCCAGACCATCGCCAGCGCTGCCGCCCCGGCCATGGCCACGGCCCAGCCGCCATCGACAAGGTCTTCGGTGGTCGCGCTGAGCAGCGCCGCGATCGCCACGCCCAGGATGAGCTCCAGGGGGTGTTCCCCGGCGGCGCGCCGGGCGTGTGTCGCAAAGCGTTTGAAATATCCGGCCATGGCCTCTTGCATCGTCTGCTCCTAAAGCGCGGGGAGAGTAGGCCGGGCCCGGTCCCGGGCCCGGTGGGGGCGTTTGGTAGACGAAGGCTCGGTGCCCATCTTCATCGCAGCGTCTTTCGGTGAGCTCAAACCATTTCTACCCCGCGGATTCGATCATGAGCGAACGCCTCTACCTGCAGACCTACCTTCGCGATCACTACGCCGCCGCGACCGGCGGGCTGGAGTTGGCGCGGCGCATCGCCAGAGAAAACAGCGCCAACCCCATTGGCCACACCATGGCCGAGATCGCCGAAGCCATCGAAGACGAGGTCACCCTCCTGCGGGCCATCCTCAAGGAGCTGGAGATCTCGCCATCTCGCCTCAAAGGCGCCGGGGTGTGGATGGCCGAGAAGATGGGGCGCCTCAAACTCAACAACGAGGTGGTGCGCTACTCCCACTTAAGCCGTCTGGTGGAGCTGGAGGGGGCGCTAAGCGGCGTGCAGGCCAAAGAGGCGCTCTGGCGCACCCTGCTCCTGGCCCGCGAGCATCACCCGGAGCTGGAGAAGTTTGATCTGGAGGCGTTGTTGGAGCAGGCCGGCCTGCAACGCCGCCGCCTGCGGGAGCTGCATCACGACGCCGCGCTGATCGTGCTGCGCAAAGACCGCACTCACCCCCATCCGGAGTTTGATGAGCGTCCCCCGGCGAGTTGAGCCCGAGCGCCCCAGTCCGCCGCTGGCTTCGTTGCTGCGTCGTCGCGGTAGCGCTGCTACACGCTCCTCCTTGCTCCTTGCCAATCGTCGCCCTGGATTCGCGCGGGTTGGGTGATGTTCGTAAGCGAGCCCGAGCCCGAGTTTAGCGCACCGTCCAGGCGAACTTCTGCCCCCAGGTGGCATCCATCGGCCCTGCCGGGATCTGCAACTCCAGAAGCTCCCGACCGGTCGTGCTGCGCGGCCCGCATACCTCGGCGCGCCGCTCGATCACTCGATAGGATTGCTCGGTCGGGCGCGTCACGTTGAGCGCATTAAAGGTGTCGGCCACCACTCCCTCGATCGCAAATACGCTCTCGCGCCCCGAATAGAAATGGTCCACCACGCTGACCTCCTCATCGTCGAAGGTCACCGGGTTACCGTTGAGCTTCACCTCGTAAAATGAAAGCGGCTCATCAAGGTTAATACTCGAACGCGCCACATAACGGACGCAAACCTCGCTCTCAGTCAGCGAGCTGAGCTCCGCCTCATCAACAACCGCCGAACGCAGCACCCCGGACGGCGTAGTTTCAGAGTGAGGGCCGGCCCCCATCGGGGAGTCCAAATAGTTCACCTGCCGAGTCTGGCCCGGCTGGCCCACAGCGTCGGCGCTGACGGTGCGCTCCACGCTCTTATGAGCACAGCCGACCAACATCATCAACAGACTTGCCGTTAGTACACATTGCGTTTGAATTCTCATAACTATCCTTCGAACTGAATCTGCCTGAATTTACGCCAGCACAAAGACGTGAACTCAGCCGAATTATTTAACGTGATCCGTCCTAATGAGCTCTGCGGGGATCGAATGAAGCCTCCGCCTGCTCACCACGTACACAAAATCACTTAAAAGCGGTGCTTCCTGCCCCCTGATATCGGCGATATCGCACGCCTGCGATGCGCCACCCGGCGTTGCAAACGCCCAATGGAGACGAAGGGCAAGGTCGCAGCCCGGGAGGCGTCTGAAGCGCCCGGATGTTCGCCCCCCGGAAGTGGTCGAGCCCGAGCCCGCAGCCGCATAAAAAAGCCCCGTACCTCTTTTACAAGGTGCGGGGCGTCGGCGCTCATGAGCGCAGGTCGTATCAGGCCGGCTTAGCAGCCCTTCTCAGCGCGGCGCCGACGCCAACCCAGCGCACCCAGCGCCGCCAGAACCCACGCAAGGCTTGAGGGCGTCGAACCCGTCGAGGAGCAGCCTGAGCCCGAAAGCGACTCCCAGCTTCCCGGGAAGCTATGAGGATCGTTGGGGTCGGTCCCCTGCTCGACCTCCTCACCATCCTCATAGCCATCGTCATCGGTGTCAGAATTATCCGGGTCGGTGCCCAGCTCGTCTTCTTCGTCGTTGGTCAGACCATCGCCGTCGATGTCCTCGTCGCAGGCGTCGCCGATGCCGTCGCCGTCGAGGTCGGCCTGATCGGCGTTGGCGATAAGCGGGCAGTTGTCGTCGTCGTTATCGACCTCATCGCCATCGAGGTCACCGTCGCACACATCGCCCACGCCATCGTCGTCGAGGTCGGCCTGGCCGGCGTTGGCGATGAGCGGGCAGTTGTCGAAGGCATCGTC is a window of Lujinxingia litoralis DNA encoding:
- a CDS encoding FkbM family methyltransferase; its protein translation is MKTDVIRQLRRASRFLYQHRGLSRLSDSARRVAANFPLQIDLDDFDGDLHFRLHLDEHMGSQIFWRGSYSEPQTRLLTHLLKPHHTFIDIGANHGEFTLVAAKHLSQGRVFAFEPGDVIFPRLAHNVEANGFDNVTLVNLGLSDSPGSATFYEAETRANDGTYNRGVASLYPDEKRSRPSHTIELTTLDAFVEEHDLERLDLIKIDVEGAELAALQGAHQTLTRFRPHIIFELSQVTCQNAGYPMTRLLDELSAYGYVFLRIDDDRPGFALRALDATRLGLFQNVLAVPPRFLADT
- a CDS encoding DUF3703 domain-containing protein, translating into MGLNTTMPRGLRPYFERELARAATLLEEGDLSRSWRHLERAHVLGQAFPLEHTRAHWRMLRFGLRIKDRREILGQLPRLAVGGVKSFVGTIPTGNTGGANISALRPLPIPEDLRELLVAHGAPVH
- the hmgA gene encoding homogentisate 1,2-dioxygenase, with product MTLEYMTGFGNDFETESLEGALPRGRNSPQRSPYGLYAEQLSGSPFTAPRSTNERSWLYRIRPSVRHMGSYAPLQLPLWRSGPTTDEAELPIGQRRWDPVPLPEEATSFVEGVRTISTAGDVIGQAGMAAHLYLVTRSMEDEYTLCADGELLFLPQQGHIRLVTEMGILELGPGELAVIPRGMVFRFELVDGPARGYLCENYGGKFTLPERGPIGANCMANPRDFKYPVAAFEDVERESSIHIKWCGRHYRTTIGHSPLDVVAWHGNYAPYKYDLRDYSPIGAILFDHPDPSIFTVLTSPSAEAGTANIDFVLFSDRWLVGENTFRPPWYHRNIMSEFMGLIYGQYDAKEEGFLPGGMSLHNMMLPHGPDLDAFEKASRAELQPQKLAGTMAFMLETRLPQHLTTYSAGLETLQSDYVDCWEGLKKRFNGTPEGDWS
- a CDS encoding DUF4153 domain-containing protein: MQEAMAGYFKRFATHARRAAGEHPLELILGVAIAALLSATTEDLVDGGWAVAMAGAAALAMVWLFGLSYLSRLQVLRPAPRWALSLAVIGVCALWGHLGLSGDSIAEVWRLGLMLTGAGAALLLIPLALREHPLPSSLRYLRMTYRLVTSLLTQTLYLGALWVGIALALSSLEALFDLHISPEIYAHLGAWIAGVGLPWMLATRTSVILELDTPAPSEEIHWFVRLGVYLALPLTALYLAITYAYAFRILLTEGLPANVISPLILGAGLLTWLALEQVEPMRSHPGYAVLTRIVDALPLVVAPTLPLAFWAIFIRIDQYGWTEFRYLRVAALGVLTLYCALGIVGFFRRRPLPPWVAPLLVSATALLSALGPLSAPALTQRSQLARFEALVHAQELLDDRGALDLDRLKSAPQKSNEAIRSYLYLSHHFGPSLLKSYRPDDIDAEQWASLLYELRWNTPEHDPTGVRVIQAQTTALRVERAAIIYPLHHMPSPKASVTTIERPGQQALRVSFEGSTLLVDVEGQELRAELEAMITQHAERHDLLPAPNARVILRAPDNTRRGELVVETLHLQRGDEGFVPTNLLGSLILED